A window of Juglans regia cultivar Chandler chromosome 7, Walnut 2.0, whole genome shotgun sequence contains these coding sequences:
- the LOC108988277 gene encoding GDSL esterase/lipase 1-like, with product MNMMMSSRIRICFLVFMCASLSIIPTPSLGHSHICLPNDHVAQFIFGDSLFDAGNNNYINTTYQYRANVYPYGETFFNYPTGRFSDGRIIPDFIAEFAKLPLIPAYLHPGYKRYADGANFASAGAGALVGTHLGSVIDLHTQLSNFKRMKTLLKKEIGEAEAKTLVSRAVYITSVGSNDYIAPYTANSSLFQSYSPEEYVDMVIGNLTTVIKGIHKEGGRKFAFVNLAPLGCLPLLKVINAGECVDKITALVKLHNKALPHVLQELESQLKGFKYSITDFYSIVSEIMNNPIKYGFKEGQAACCGSGPYRGVNSCGGKRSVKVYELCEKASDYVFFDTGHPTERANLLIAKSMWSGNLSVTWPYNVKALVEQRVFEVELKIMETMQGLMQSTCDEFSKSPTFKMELEG from the exons ATGAACATGATGATGAGCTCGAGGATTCGTATCTGTTTCTTGGTTTTCATGTGTGCGAGCCTTAGTATCATACCAACCCCAAGCCTTGGTCACAGTCACATATGCCTGCCGAATGACCATGTTGCCCAATTCATCTTCGGAGATTCTCTTTTCGATGCAGGAAACAATAACTACATCAACACCACGTACCAGTACCGGGCAAATGTTTATCCCTACGGGGAAACCTTCTTTAACTACCCAACTGGGAGATTTTCTGATGGCCGTATAATTCCAGATTTCATAG CTGAGTTTGCGAAGTTGCCATTGATTCCGGCGTACCTACATCCTGGTTATAAGCGATATGCAGATGGGGCTAACTTTGCATCTGCCGGAGCTGGTGCTCTGGTCGGAACTCATCTAGGATCG GTTATAGACCTGCACACACAACTCAGTAATTTCAAGAGAATGAAAACGCTATTGAAGAAAGAGATAGGTGAAGCAGAAGCCAAGACATTGGTGTCAAGAGCTGTTTACATAACCAGCGTCGGAAGCAACGATTACATAGCCCCTTATACTGCAAACTCAAGCTTGTTTCAATCCTACTCTCCAGAAGAGTATGTAGATATGGTTATTGGCAACTTGACAACTGTGATCAAA GGAATACACAAGGAAGGAGGAAGGAAATTTGCGTTTGTAAATTTGGCGCCATTGGGTTGCTTACCATTGTTAAAGGTAATAAACGCAGGTGAATGCGTGGATAAAATTACAGCACTGGTAAAACTGCACAACAAAGCACTTCCACATGTCCTCCAGGAGCTAGAGAGCCAGCTGAAAGGATTCAAATACTCAATTACAGATTTCTACAGTATAGTCAGTGAAATAATGAATAACCCTATAAAATATG GTTTCAAGGAAGGGCAGGCGGCATGCTGTGGATCTGGTCCATACAGAGGAGTTAACAGTTGTGGAGGGAAGAGATCTGTCAAAGTGTATGAATTATGTGAAAAAGCCAGTGACTATGTGTTCTTTGACACTGGCCATCCTACTGAAAGGGCCAACTTGCTAATAGCCAAGTCGATGTGGAGTGGAAACCTAAGTGTTACATGGCCTTACAATGTAAAAGCACTTGTTGAGCAGAG GGTTTTCGAAGTTGAATTGAAGATCatggagacaatgcaaggattgatgcaatccacttgtgacgagtttagcaagagcccaacattcaagatggagcttgaaggatga